One Leclercia pneumoniae genomic region harbors:
- the cbl gene encoding HTH-type transcriptional regulator Cbl — protein sequence MNFQQLKIIREAARRDYNLTEVANMLYTSQSGVSRHIRELEEELGIEIFIRRGKRLLGMTEPGKALLTIAERILNEASNVSRLADLFTNDASGVLTIATTHTQARYSLPPVIKAFRELFPQVRLELIQGTPQEIDVLLQNGGADIGIASERLSNDPQLVAFPWFRWHHTLLLPTDHPLTQINPLTLEEINKWPLITYRQGITGRSRIDEAFHRKGLTPDIVLSAQDSDVIRTYVELGLGIGLVAEQSGTESEPGNLVRLDTRHLFDANTVWLGLKRGQLQRNYVWRFIELCNAGLSVDEIKRQAMEPEEVALDYQI from the coding sequence GTGAACTTCCAGCAACTTAAAATTATTCGCGAGGCGGCCCGTCGGGATTACAACCTGACCGAGGTCGCCAATATGCTTTATACCTCTCAGTCCGGCGTCAGTCGTCATATCCGTGAGCTGGAAGAGGAGCTGGGTATCGAGATTTTCATCCGCCGCGGTAAGCGTCTGCTGGGGATGACCGAACCGGGAAAAGCGCTGCTGACCATCGCAGAGCGTATTCTCAACGAAGCCAGTAACGTTAGCCGTCTGGCCGACCTCTTTACCAACGATGCCTCCGGGGTGCTGACTATCGCCACCACCCATACCCAGGCACGTTACAGTCTGCCGCCGGTGATTAAGGCTTTCCGCGAGCTGTTTCCGCAGGTGCGCCTGGAGCTGATCCAGGGGACACCCCAGGAGATAGACGTTCTGCTGCAAAATGGTGGGGCGGATATCGGTATCGCCAGCGAGCGTTTAAGCAATGATCCGCAGCTGGTGGCTTTTCCCTGGTTCCGCTGGCATCACACGCTCCTCCTGCCGACCGATCACCCCCTGACGCAGATAAACCCACTTACGCTGGAAGAGATCAATAAATGGCCGTTGATTACCTATCGGCAGGGTATTACCGGGCGTTCGCGCATCGATGAAGCCTTTCATCGTAAAGGGTTAACGCCAGACATTGTGCTCAGCGCCCAGGACTCCGACGTGATTCGCACCTACGTCGAGCTGGGCCTGGGAATCGGGCTGGTGGCCGAGCAGTCCGGCACTGAGAGCGAGCCGGGTAATCTGGTGCGCCTTGATACACGCCACCTTTTCGATGCCAATACGGTCTGGCTTGGTCTGAAGCGCGGTCAACTGCAGCGTAACTACGTCTGGCGTTTCATTGAACTCTGTAACGCCGGCCTGTCGGTGGATGAAATCAAGCGCCAGGCCATGGAGCCGGAAGAGGTGGCGCTTGATTATCAGATTTAG
- a CDS encoding DNA cytosine methyltransferase, with translation MQENLSVTNSAFMLAEKSTASVQTLLRQLLDIYDARTLATLLNGQGEGHWSPAIVKRLLVSDRAGQRLSDREFTFLHSLLPRPPATQSRPAFRFIDLFAGIGGIRHGFEAIGGQCVFTSEWNKHAVRTYKANWYCDPDAHTFNEDIREVTLSHHEGVTDQEAADHIRSVIPQHDVLLAGFPCQPFSLAGVSKKNALGRAHGFACDTQGTLFFDVARIIDARRPAIFVLENVKNLKSHDGGKTFRIIMQTLDELGYDVSDADESGPDDPKIIDGKHFLPQHRERIVLVGFRRDLNLRGDFTLRDLPAHYPQHRPTIAELLEPVVDAKFILTPVLWKYLYRYAKKHQAKGNGFGFGMVDPTNPHSVARTLSARYYKDGAEILIDRGWDKALGEKDFDDPDNQRHRPRRLTPRECARLMGFETPQGYRFRIPVSDTQAYRQFGNSVVVPAFAAVARLLKSRILQAAQHRTHEAVNDGCPQ, from the coding sequence ATGCAGGAAAATTTATCAGTGACGAACTCCGCCTTTATGCTGGCAGAAAAATCCACCGCGTCCGTTCAGACGCTGTTACGCCAGCTGCTGGACATTTATGATGCCAGAACCCTGGCAACGCTTCTGAATGGTCAGGGAGAGGGGCACTGGAGCCCGGCTATTGTTAAACGCCTGTTGGTCAGCGACCGGGCAGGGCAGCGCCTGAGCGATCGCGAATTTACTTTTTTACACAGTCTGTTGCCTCGTCCCCCAGCTACGCAGAGCCGACCGGCCTTCCGCTTTATCGATCTGTTCGCCGGTATCGGCGGTATTCGCCACGGCTTTGAGGCCATTGGCGGGCAGTGCGTCTTTACCAGCGAATGGAATAAACATGCGGTACGCACCTATAAAGCCAACTGGTACTGCGATCCTGATGCGCACACCTTTAACGAGGATATTCGTGAGGTTACCCTGAGCCATCACGAAGGGGTAACGGACCAGGAGGCCGCGGACCATATTCGCAGCGTGATCCCCCAGCATGATGTGCTGCTGGCCGGCTTTCCATGCCAGCCCTTTTCCCTTGCCGGGGTATCAAAAAAGAATGCGCTCGGTCGGGCACACGGTTTTGCTTGCGATACTCAGGGCACGCTGTTTTTCGACGTGGCGCGCATTATTGACGCACGCCGGCCGGCCATCTTTGTGCTGGAGAACGTCAAAAATCTGAAAAGCCATGATGGCGGCAAGACCTTCCGCATCATTATGCAAACCCTCGATGAGCTGGGTTATGACGTCTCAGATGCCGATGAGAGCGGCCCGGACGATCCGAAAATTATCGATGGCAAACATTTCCTGCCGCAGCACCGTGAGCGCATCGTGCTGGTGGGGTTCCGGCGCGATCTCAACCTGCGTGGCGACTTTACCCTGCGCGACTTGCCCGCGCATTATCCGCAACATCGTCCGACCATTGCCGAGCTGCTGGAGCCGGTCGTCGATGCCAAATTCATTCTTACCCCGGTCCTGTGGAAGTATCTGTATCGCTATGCGAAAAAACATCAGGCGAAAGGGAATGGTTTTGGATTTGGCATGGTAGATCCCACCAACCCCCATAGTGTGGCGCGCACCCTCTCTGCGCGTTACTACAAAGACGGCGCCGAAATCCTGATTGACCGGGGCTGGGATAAAGCCCTGGGTGAGAAAGATTTTGACGATCCTGACAATCAGCGTCATCGTCCGCGTCGCCTTACGCCACGCGAATGCGCGCGCCTGATGGGGTTTGAAACGCCGCAGGGTTACCGCTTCCGGATCCCGGTTTCGGATACCCAGGCCTACCGGCAATTCGGAAATTCGGTGGTGGTGCCTGCCTTTGCCGCTGTGGCCAGGCTTTTAAAATCACGCATATTGCAGGCGGCACAACATCGCACTCATGAGGCCGTCAATGACGGATGTCCACAATAA
- a CDS encoding sensor histidine kinase, producing the protein MRDLPHVTTPHKRPMKLTTLVTLMVYSVTGSILLVIFALYFAQITKATREGVKETALAVARTLADSPDVVRGLEHPPQSNLIQPIALAVMQRNNLLFAVVTDMRGIRYSHPNPSLLGKAFIGEDLRPALQAKENVAINHGVLDEALRVFTPVYNASHQQIGVVSVGISLEKVEQQISRNRWDAIWLVLFSALLGALAAWGLARMLKRVLFGLEPWEISALFEQRQAMLQSLREGVIAVDQQGQITMVNLAARQILAHDPLNTPLLVTLREVSRSGQAREDQEINCNGRLLLCNTLPIRAHNQQAGAITTFRDKTEISQMMQRMDGLVSYLDALRTHSHEFMNKLHVILGLLHMRRYDKLESYILQTAQNYQLDVGAIQRTIQSPVVAGFLLGKITRAKEAGFTLTLADECRVPDNPNEEQTAVLVTVLGNLIENALDAMAAQPAGEVSLLLHYQNGILSGEVSDDGPGIPAQNLSAIFDKGFSTKGEHRGVGLYLARQQLEKLGGELSVESEPGVFTQFFVQIPWDSERNSA; encoded by the coding sequence ATGCGCGATCTGCCCCACGTGACTACCCCGCACAAGCGCCCAATGAAACTGACGACCCTGGTGACTCTGATGGTGTACTCCGTGACGGGCTCCATTCTGTTGGTCATTTTTGCTCTCTACTTTGCGCAGATCACCAAAGCGACACGCGAAGGGGTTAAAGAGACGGCGCTGGCGGTGGCGAGGACGCTGGCCGACAGTCCTGACGTGGTGCGAGGGTTAGAGCACCCTCCTCAGAGCAACCTGATTCAGCCGATCGCCCTGGCGGTAATGCAGCGCAACAATTTGTTGTTTGCCGTCGTCACGGATATGCGCGGAATACGTTATTCCCATCCCAACCCCTCGTTGCTCGGAAAAGCCTTTATCGGGGAGGACCTGCGCCCTGCCCTGCAGGCAAAAGAGAATGTCGCCATCAACCACGGCGTGCTCGACGAGGCGCTACGGGTTTTCACGCCCGTTTATAACGCCAGCCACCAGCAGATTGGCGTGGTGTCAGTAGGTATTTCGCTGGAAAAAGTGGAGCAACAAATCAGTCGTAACCGCTGGGATGCCATCTGGCTGGTATTGTTCAGCGCCCTTCTGGGTGCGCTGGCTGCCTGGGGGCTGGCAAGAATGCTCAAACGCGTACTCTTTGGCCTTGAGCCCTGGGAGATTTCCGCGCTCTTTGAACAGCGTCAGGCTATGTTGCAGTCACTGCGTGAAGGGGTTATTGCGGTCGATCAACAAGGACAGATTACGATGGTCAATCTCGCCGCGCGCCAGATTCTTGCCCACGATCCCCTTAATACGCCGTTACTGGTTACGCTGCGTGAAGTCTCCCGCAGCGGACAGGCGCGTGAGGATCAGGAGATCAACTGCAACGGTCGTCTGTTACTCTGCAATACCTTGCCCATCAGGGCGCATAATCAGCAGGCCGGCGCGATTACCACCTTCCGCGATAAGACCGAAATCAGCCAAATGATGCAGCGTATGGATGGTCTGGTGAGCTACCTCGATGCCCTGCGTACCCATTCTCATGAGTTTATGAATAAGCTGCATGTGATACTCGGCCTGCTGCATATGAGACGCTATGACAAACTGGAGTCGTACATACTGCAAACTGCGCAAAATTATCAGCTCGATGTGGGCGCGATTCAGCGGACTATCCAGTCTCCGGTGGTTGCGGGTTTTCTGTTGGGCAAAATTACCCGCGCGAAAGAGGCGGGCTTTACCTTAACCCTGGCTGATGAGTGCCGGGTACCAGACAACCCTAATGAAGAGCAAACCGCCGTCCTGGTTACCGTCCTGGGTAACCTGATAGAAAACGCCCTGGATGCGATGGCAGCGCAGCCGGCGGGAGAAGTCAGCCTGCTGCTCCATTACCAGAACGGCATACTGAGTGGCGAAGTGAGTGACGACGGGCCGGGCATTCCGGCGCAGAACCTCTCAGCAATCTTTGATAAAGGCTTCTCGACCAAAGGTGAACACCGGGGAGTGGGGTTGTATCTTGCGCGCCAGCAACTTGAAAAGCTGGGGGGCGAATTGAGCGTGGAATCAGAGCCAGGCGTGTTTACACAATTTTTTGTGCAAATCCCCTGGGACAGTGAAAGGAATAGCGCGTGA
- the mtfA gene encoding DgsA anti-repressor MtfA: protein MIKWPWKSNESARNTAFPWEEALAIPVLAWLPDEDKHQLAQLAERFLQQKRLVALQGFELDEQKSARIALLFCLPVLKLGIEWLDGFHEVLIYPAPFVVDDEWEDDIGLVHNQRMVQSGQSWQQGPIILNWLDIQDSFDASGFNLIVHEVAHKLDTRNGDRASGVPFIPLREVAGWEHDLHAAMNNIQDEIDLVGESAASIDAYAATDPAECFAVLSEYFFSAPELFAPRFPSLWQRFCHFYQQDPLQGIRNNEARDGDTGVQVH, encoded by the coding sequence ATGATTAAGTGGCCCTGGAAATCTAATGAATCCGCGCGTAACACGGCATTCCCCTGGGAAGAAGCGCTGGCGATCCCGGTGTTGGCCTGGCTTCCGGACGAGGATAAACATCAACTCGCTCAGCTGGCAGAACGTTTTTTACAGCAAAAACGCCTGGTTGCGCTGCAAGGTTTTGAGCTTGATGAACAGAAGAGTGCGCGTATCGCCCTGCTCTTCTGCTTACCCGTGCTTAAACTCGGTATTGAGTGGCTGGATGGTTTCCACGAAGTGCTGATCTACCCTGCCCCCTTCGTCGTCGATGACGAGTGGGAAGATGACATCGGGCTGGTGCACAATCAACGCATGGTGCAATCTGGCCAGAGCTGGCAACAGGGGCCCATTATCCTGAACTGGCTCGATATTCAGGACTCCTTCGACGCCTCCGGATTTAACCTTATCGTGCATGAGGTGGCGCATAAGCTCGACACCCGCAATGGCGATCGCGCCAGCGGTGTGCCCTTTATCCCGCTGCGGGAAGTCGCAGGCTGGGAGCACGATCTCCATGCCGCCATGAACAATATTCAGGATGAGATCGATCTGGTGGGGGAGAGTGCAGCGAGCATAGATGCTTACGCCGCAACCGATCCGGCGGAGTGTTTCGCCGTGCTGTCCGAATACTTCTTCAGCGCCCCTGAACTGTTCGCCCCTCGTTTCCCGTCGCTCTGGCAGCGGTTCTGCCATTTTTATCAGCAAGATCCCCTGCAGGGAATTCGTAATAACGAAGCGCGTGATGGCGATACAGGCGTTCAGGTACATTAA
- a CDS encoding fimbrial protein has translation MDLGQAIQASSLATAGAGTTLKTFDLPVAGCPASTTNVKVTFTGTPDSGDSTLWANSAANAAANTAVELSQQTTDTILSNNSSLIGAVSEGSTTFKLQARVLSKAGSVMPGDVSSVIVAAFEYQ, from the coding sequence GTGGACTTAGGACAAGCTATTCAGGCGTCCAGCCTGGCAACAGCAGGCGCAGGTACCACGTTAAAAACCTTCGATCTCCCCGTGGCGGGCTGCCCGGCAAGTACCACCAACGTGAAGGTGACCTTTACTGGCACACCTGATTCTGGCGACAGCACCCTGTGGGCAAACAGTGCCGCTAATGCGGCAGCCAACACCGCTGTCGAGTTATCGCAGCAGACGACCGACACCATTTTGAGCAATAACAGCTCACTGATTGGTGCCGTCAGCGAGGGCAGTACGACGTTTAAACTGCAGGCTCGCGTGTTGTCAAAAGCGGGCTCAGTAATGCCTGGCGATGTCTCGTCGGTTATTGTGGCCGCGTTTGAATACCAGTAA
- the yedA gene encoding drug/metabolite exporter YedA has protein sequence MRIRHLLPLIGALFALYIIWGSTYFVIRIGVESWPPLLMAGVRFLSAGLLLLAFLFLRGHRLPPRRQLLNAALIGVLLLAVGNGFVTVAEHQNVPSGIAAVVVATVPLFTLCFSRLFGIKTRKLEWLGIGIGLAGIILLNSGGNLSGNPWGALLILIGSMSWAFGSVYGSRVELPSGMMAGAIEMVTAGVVLLVASLLSGEKLTALPDLSGFLAVGYLAIFGSVIAINAYMFLIRNVSPAVATSYAYVNPVVAVLLGTGLGGETLSSVEWIALGIILMAVVLVTLGKYLIPAKPVVVPCPAEKP, from the coding sequence ATGCGTATCAGGCACTTGTTACCGCTTATTGGCGCGTTATTTGCGCTTTATATCATCTGGGGTTCCACCTATTTCGTGATCCGTATTGGCGTAGAGAGCTGGCCGCCACTGCTGATGGCCGGGGTTCGCTTCCTCTCGGCGGGTCTCTTGTTACTGGCCTTCTTATTTCTGCGTGGACACAGACTACCGCCGCGCCGTCAGCTGCTGAATGCGGCCTTGATTGGGGTGCTATTGCTGGCGGTGGGCAACGGATTTGTCACCGTGGCAGAACACCAAAATGTGCCGTCGGGCATTGCCGCTGTAGTGGTGGCGACCGTACCGCTCTTTACGCTCTGTTTCAGCCGGCTGTTTGGCATCAAAACGCGCAAGCTGGAGTGGCTGGGAATTGGCATCGGGCTGGCGGGCATTATTCTGCTGAACAGCGGCGGTAACCTGAGCGGTAATCCCTGGGGGGCGCTGCTGATTTTGATCGGTTCCATGAGCTGGGCATTCGGCTCGGTCTATGGCTCCCGTGTCGAACTCCCGTCCGGCATGATGGCCGGAGCAATCGAGATGGTGACGGCGGGCGTAGTATTGCTTGTCGCGTCTCTGCTTTCCGGGGAGAAACTGACGGCCCTCCCCGACCTGTCGGGCTTCCTGGCGGTGGGATATCTCGCTATCTTCGGCTCAGTGATTGCGATTAATGCTTATATGTTCCTGATCCGCAATGTCTCCCCCGCCGTGGCAACCAGCTATGCCTACGTAAACCCGGTGGTCGCAGTGCTGTTGGGAACCGGACTTGGCGGCGAAACGCTCTCCTCCGTTGAGTGGATAGCGTTGGGCATTATCCTTATGGCCGTAGTGCTGGTCACGCTGGGGAAATACCTGATCCCCGCTAAGCCGGTGGTTGTTCCGTGTCCGGCGGAAAAACCCTGA
- the dcuR gene encoding two-component system response regulator DcuR: protein MINVLIVDDDAMVADLNQMYVNRVEGFHCSGIASTLTQARRIISDNTSPIDLILLDVYMQQESGLDLLPVIRASGRSIAVIMISSASDAATVQTSLHYGVVDYLIKPFHFPRFEEALTGWRAKKQAMDAHQHYEQADVDKLLHGSTGEFMENKRLPKGLTPQTLRTLCLWIDANPGMEFSTDDLANAVKISRVSCRKYLIWLAQINLLFTRIHYGATGRPVYRYRLRPEQGARLKQFCEPG from the coding sequence GTGATAAATGTTTTGATCGTCGATGACGATGCCATGGTGGCCGACCTGAACCAGATGTATGTGAACCGTGTCGAAGGATTCCACTGTAGCGGTATCGCCTCTACCCTGACGCAGGCCAGGAGGATAATCAGTGACAACACCTCGCCGATAGATCTTATTCTGCTCGACGTCTATATGCAGCAGGAGAGCGGCCTGGATCTGCTACCGGTAATACGCGCCTCTGGCCGTTCAATTGCAGTCATTATGATCTCATCGGCATCCGATGCTGCCACCGTTCAGACCTCGCTGCACTATGGCGTGGTCGATTACCTGATTAAGCCCTTTCATTTTCCGCGTTTTGAAGAGGCGCTCACCGGCTGGCGAGCTAAGAAACAGGCTATGGACGCGCATCAGCATTATGAGCAGGCGGACGTGGATAAGCTCCTGCATGGCAGTACCGGCGAATTTATGGAGAACAAACGGCTGCCGAAAGGGTTAACGCCCCAAACGCTACGCACGCTCTGTTTGTGGATCGATGCCAATCCAGGCATGGAATTTTCAACCGATGACCTGGCCAATGCGGTCAAAATCTCGCGGGTCTCATGCCGTAAATATCTGATATGGCTTGCGCAGATTAATCTGCTTTTCACCCGCATTCACTATGGTGCCACCGGGCGTCCGGTCTATCGCTATCGTCTGCGACCCGAGCAGGGGGCACGGCTGAAACAGTTCTGCGAGCCGGGTTAA
- the nac gene encoding nitrogen assimilation transcriptional regulator NAC: MNLRRLKYFVKIVDIGSLTQAAEVLHIAQPALSQQVATLEGEMDQQLLIRTKRGVTPTEAGKILYTHARTILRQCEQAQLAVCNVGQTLTGQVSIGLAPGTAASSVTMPLLQAVRAELPEVLVYLHENSGSVLNDKLLSGQLDMAVLYDRSPVAGITSQPLLKEDLFLVGTRDCPGQSVDLTAVAEMNLFLPRDYSAVRLRVDEAFSLRRLTAKIIGEIDSISTLTAAIASGMGVTVLPESAARSLCSAANGWMARITTPSMSLPLSLNVSARGSLSPQAQAVKEILMSLVSRPSLENRELQLVS, encoded by the coding sequence ATGAACTTAAGACGACTGAAATACTTCGTAAAAATCGTCGACATCGGTAGCCTGACTCAGGCCGCAGAAGTGCTGCATATTGCGCAGCCCGCGTTGAGCCAGCAGGTTGCTACTCTGGAAGGCGAAATGGATCAGCAGCTGTTAATCCGTACCAAGCGCGGCGTTACGCCAACGGAAGCCGGAAAGATCCTTTATACCCATGCACGGACTATTCTGCGTCAGTGTGAACAGGCACAGCTGGCGGTGTGCAACGTCGGGCAGACGCTAACCGGACAGGTTTCAATTGGCCTGGCACCCGGAACGGCGGCTTCCTCTGTGACCATGCCGCTGCTGCAGGCCGTTCGCGCCGAACTGCCAGAAGTACTGGTTTATCTGCATGAGAACAGCGGCTCCGTCCTGAACGATAAATTACTGAGCGGCCAGCTAGATATGGCCGTGCTCTACGATCGTTCGCCGGTGGCAGGCATCACCAGCCAGCCGTTACTAAAAGAAGATCTTTTCCTGGTGGGGACGCGCGATTGCCCAGGGCAGAGCGTCGATCTCACGGCCGTCGCAGAGATGAACCTCTTCCTGCCCCGTGATTACAGCGCCGTACGCCTGCGGGTCGATGAGGCCTTTTCCCTGCGCCGCCTGACGGCGAAAATCATCGGTGAAATCGACTCTATCTCGACCCTGACTGCGGCGATCGCCAGCGGTATGGGCGTGACGGTTCTGCCTGAATCTGCCGCGCGTTCTCTCTGCAGTGCAGCGAACGGCTGGATGGCCCGTATTACTACGCCTTCGATGAGTTTGCCGCTCTCGCTTAATGTCTCTGCCCGCGGTTCGTTGTCACCTCAGGCTCAGGCGGTTAAAGAGATCCTGATGTCGTTGGTGAGTCGTCCATCGCTGGAGAATCGAGAACTGCAGCTGGTGAGCTAA
- a CDS encoding very short patch repair endonuclease yields the protein MTDVHNKATRSKNMRAIGTRDTAIEKRLAELLTQAGFAFRVQDSSLPGRPDFVLDEWRCVIFTHGCFWHHHDCYLFKVPATRTDFWLEKIGKNVTRDRRDLGLLDQQGWRVLVVWECALRGKMKLTDAALNARLEEWICAEGTNAQIDTQGIRTLRVFPPDTEQPPA from the coding sequence ATGACGGATGTCCACAATAAGGCGACCCGCAGTAAAAACATGCGTGCCATTGGCACGCGTGATACCGCAATCGAAAAGCGGCTGGCCGAGCTTCTCACGCAGGCGGGCTTTGCTTTCCGCGTGCAGGACAGTTCGCTACCCGGTCGACCCGATTTTGTGCTGGATGAGTGGCGCTGCGTAATTTTTACGCACGGCTGTTTCTGGCATCACCACGACTGCTATCTGTTTAAAGTCCCGGCAACGCGCACCGACTTCTGGCTGGAGAAAATTGGTAAGAACGTGACGCGTGACAGACGCGATTTGGGATTGCTCGACCAGCAAGGCTGGCGGGTACTCGTGGTGTGGGAATGTGCGCTGCGGGGCAAAATGAAGTTAACCGATGCCGCTCTTAACGCGCGGCTGGAAGAGTGGATCTGCGCAGAAGGGACAAACGCGCAGATCGACACTCAGGGCATTCGCACGCTCAGGGTTTTTCCGCCGGACACGGAACAACCACCGGCTTAG
- a CDS encoding phosphohydrolase: MELAQWQQHFEQWLAEHHASDDAAHDISHFRRVWHTAQRLMANQPVEPLVILTACYFHDIVSLPKNHPQRSRSSVLAAERTLDILRDYFADFPGTHYPAVQHAIEAHSFSAAITPRTLEAKIVQDADRLEALGAIGLARVFAVSGALGVALFDAEDPFADRRALNDRAYALDHFQTKLLRLPETMQTAAGQALARHNADFLIQFMAKLSAELAGDCLGVDETVLQRFRATL, from the coding sequence ATGGAACTTGCCCAGTGGCAGCAACATTTTGAACAGTGGCTGGCGGAACATCACGCCAGCGATGATGCAGCACATGATATCTCCCATTTTCGCCGCGTCTGGCATACTGCCCAGCGGCTGATGGCTAACCAGCCGGTCGAGCCGCTGGTCATTCTTACCGCCTGTTATTTTCATGACATCGTGAGCCTTCCCAAAAACCACCCGCAGCGTAGCCGCTCGTCAGTATTGGCAGCCGAACGCACGCTGGACATTCTGCGCGACTATTTTGCAGATTTTCCCGGCACGCACTATCCGGCGGTTCAGCATGCGATCGAAGCGCACAGCTTTAGCGCAGCCATTACGCCCCGGACGCTGGAGGCGAAAATCGTTCAGGATGCTGACCGGCTAGAAGCATTGGGGGCGATCGGCCTGGCGCGGGTGTTTGCCGTTTCCGGTGCCCTGGGCGTGGCACTTTTTGATGCCGAGGACCCTTTCGCCGATCGCCGAGCGTTGAATGACCGGGCATACGCCCTGGACCATTTCCAGACAAAGCTGTTACGCCTGCCCGAAACCATGCAAACTGCCGCCGGACAAGCGCTGGCGCGCCATAATGCCGATTTTTTAATCCAGTTTATGGCCAAACTGAGTGCTGAGTTAGCCGGCGATTGCCTCGGGGTTGACGAGACGGTGCTGCAGCGTTTCCGCGCAACGCTGTAA
- a CDS encoding porin — translation MKRKVLAVLVPVLLSAGAVNAAEIYKKDGNKFDLYGKMVGKRIWSEADSSNSSNADDSYARFGIKGETEITDQLTGFGQFEYNLEASKPEGAQDESTRLSFAGLKFGDFGSFDYGRNYGVAYDAAAYTDMLVEWGGDAWSATDNFMTGRTTGVATYRNNDFFGAVEGLNFALQYQGNNHDKNLRKGNGDGYSTSLSYEIDGFSFVGVYGKSDRTDTQAADGYGDNAEVWSLAAKYDANNLYAAVMYGETRNMSWAGSDIGFANKTQNVEAVVQYQFDFGLRPSLGYVYSKGKDLGAKEGEKGTNADRLNYVELGTWYYFNKNMNVYAAYKFNLLDDRDTAITGADNGDQIALGIVYQF, via the coding sequence ATGAAAAGAAAAGTTCTGGCAGTTCTGGTCCCCGTTTTATTATCCGCTGGCGCTGTCAATGCAGCAGAAATCTACAAAAAAGACGGTAATAAATTTGACCTGTATGGAAAAATGGTTGGGAAACGCATCTGGAGCGAGGCCGACAGCAGCAACAGCAGCAACGCCGATGACTCCTATGCTCGTTTCGGCATCAAGGGTGAGACCGAAATTACCGATCAACTGACCGGTTTCGGTCAGTTCGAATACAACCTGGAAGCCAGCAAGCCGGAAGGCGCACAGGATGAAAGCACGCGTCTTTCCTTCGCGGGTCTGAAATTCGGTGATTTTGGCTCCTTCGATTACGGCCGTAACTATGGCGTGGCTTATGACGCAGCGGCTTACACCGATATGCTGGTTGAATGGGGCGGCGACGCCTGGTCAGCAACCGACAACTTCATGACCGGCCGTACGACCGGCGTGGCCACCTACCGTAACAACGATTTCTTCGGCGCGGTTGAAGGCCTGAATTTCGCCCTTCAGTATCAGGGCAACAACCACGACAAAAACCTGCGTAAAGGTAACGGCGATGGCTACAGCACGTCCCTGAGCTATGAAATTGATGGCTTCAGCTTTGTGGGTGTCTATGGCAAATCAGATCGTACTGATACCCAGGCTGCAGACGGTTACGGCGACAACGCTGAAGTGTGGTCTCTGGCGGCAAAATATGATGCAAATAATCTTTATGCCGCGGTAATGTACGGCGAAACCCGTAATATGTCCTGGGCTGGTAGCGACATTGGCTTTGCCAATAAAACCCAGAACGTTGAAGCTGTGGTCCAGTATCAATTCGACTTCGGCCTGCGTCCATCCCTGGGTTATGTCTACTCCAAAGGCAAGGATTTGGGTGCGAAAGAGGGTGAAAAGGGGACTAATGCAGATCGTCTTAACTATGTCGAACTGGGTACCTGGTATTACTTCAACAAGAACATGAACGTCTACGCTGCTTACAAATTCAACCTGCTGGACGACCGGGATACCGCCATCACTGGCGCCGACAATGGCGACCAGATAGCGCTGGGTATCGTTTACCAGTTCTAA